A window from Pseudomonadota bacterium encodes these proteins:
- a CDS encoding LemA family protein, producing the protein MDISTLLIGAIVAVALIWLVQIYNRLVRVKHNVSEAWSNIDVLLQQRHDELPNLVATCQQYMAYERDTLEAVVNARAGVEQARERGDVGALGAAEALLGSSLGGLFALAENYPELKADESFTHLQSRVSTLEDSIADRREFYNASVNANNIAIAEFPAVIVARAFAFVSADLLVVPEAKKADVNVATLFNPVEDIRRAS; encoded by the coding sequence ATGGACATTTCCACTCTGTTGATCGGCGCCATCGTCGCCGTTGCGTTGATCTGGCTGGTCCAGATCTACAACCGCTTGGTTCGCGTCAAGCACAATGTGTCGGAGGCCTGGAGCAACATCGACGTGCTGCTGCAACAGCGCCACGACGAGCTGCCGAACCTGGTGGCGACCTGTCAGCAATACATGGCGTACGAACGCGACACACTCGAAGCCGTGGTCAATGCGCGCGCGGGTGTGGAGCAGGCGCGTGAACGGGGCGATGTCGGCGCGCTCGGGGCCGCAGAGGCGCTGTTGGGCTCGAGTCTCGGCGGGCTGTTTGCGCTCGCTGAGAACTACCCGGAGTTGAAGGCCGACGAGTCCTTCACCCACTTGCAGAGTCGGGTCAGCACGCTCGAAGACAGCATCGCCGACCGGCGCGAGTTCTACAACGCGTCGGTGAACGCGAACAACATCGCCATCGCCGAGTTTCCGGCCGTGATCGTGGCGCGCGCTTTCGCGTTCGTCTCTGCCGACTTGCTGGTGGTGCCCGAGGCCAAGAAGGCCGATGTCAACGTGGCCACGCTCTTCAACCCGGTTGAGGACATTCGGCGCGCCTCATGA
- the ntrC gene encoding nitrogen regulation protein NR(I) produces MSADTVWVVDDDRSIRWVLSRALEKADISVRTFEHGEEVIDQLDASPALPDAIITDVRMPGMDGISFMRTVQGMHSDLPVIVMTAHSDLDSAVNAYEGGAFDYLPKPFDIDAAVELAQRAAAHSRSSRHTAVAEDATPDTLTDIIGAASAMQDVFRAIGRLSRSNITVLINGESGTGKELIARALHRHSPRAASPFIALNMAAIPRELMESELFGHERGAFTGAQTQRIGRFEQANGGTLFLDEIGDMPSDLQTRLLRVLSDGEFFRVGGARPLQADVRIVAATHQDLETRVANGEFREDLFHRLNVIRLRVPPLRERREDIPLLLEHFLTHSATELGVTRKQPTQEVLDYLSRLSWPGNVRQLENTAHWLTVMASGRELHISDLPDTLRNPDTDDTTTAGDWTTLLRQWADGALSNGQTGLMTDATKSLERTLIGAALTATGGRRQDAARLLGWGRNTLTRKISELDL; encoded by the coding sequence ATGAGCGCTGACACCGTTTGGGTCGTCGACGACGACCGGTCAATCCGTTGGGTGTTGTCGCGCGCACTGGAGAAGGCGGACATCAGTGTGCGCACATTCGAGCACGGTGAAGAAGTCATCGACCAGCTCGATGCGTCGCCGGCACTCCCGGACGCAATCATCACCGACGTGCGCATGCCCGGTATGGACGGGATCAGCTTCATGCGGACGGTGCAAGGTATGCACAGCGACCTGCCCGTGATTGTCATGACCGCCCACTCGGACCTCGACAGCGCGGTCAACGCCTACGAGGGCGGTGCCTTCGACTACTTACCCAAACCGTTCGACATCGACGCCGCGGTCGAGCTGGCGCAGCGCGCAGCGGCCCACAGCCGGTCCAGTCGGCACACGGCGGTGGCCGAAGATGCCACCCCTGACACGCTGACCGACATCATCGGCGCGGCGTCCGCCATGCAGGATGTCTTTCGTGCCATCGGGCGGCTGTCCCGCTCCAACATCACCGTGCTCATCAACGGTGAGTCGGGCACGGGCAAGGAGCTCATCGCCCGCGCCCTCCACCGTCACAGCCCGCGGGCTGCCAGCCCGTTTATCGCTTTGAACATGGCGGCCATTCCCCGCGAGTTGATGGAGTCCGAGCTGTTTGGGCACGAGCGGGGTGCCTTTACCGGTGCGCAAACCCAGCGCATTGGGCGTTTTGAACAGGCGAACGGCGGCACGCTGTTCCTCGATGAAATCGGCGATATGCCGAGTGATTTGCAGACCCGGCTCCTGCGTGTACTGTCCGACGGCGAGTTCTTTCGCGTGGGCGGGGCGCGGCCGCTGCAAGCGGACGTCCGGATCGTCGCGGCGACGCACCAGGACCTGGAAACCCGGGTTGCGAACGGCGAATTTCGCGAAGACCTGTTCCACCGGCTGAACGTGATCCGCTTGCGGGTCCCCCCCCTGCGTGAGCGGCGTGAGGACATCCCGCTGTTGCTCGAACACTTTCTCACGCACTCGGCCACCGAACTCGGCGTGACCCGGAAGCAACCGACGCAGGAGGTGTTGGATTACCTGTCCCGCTTGTCCTGGCCGGGCAATGTGCGCCAACTCGAAAACACCGCCCACTGGCTTACAGTGATGGCCAGCGGCCGTGAATTGCACATTTCCGACCTGCCGGACACCCTGCGCAACCCGGACACCGACGACACCACCACAGCCGGTGACTGGACAACCCTGCTCAGGCAGTGGGCCGATGGCGCGCTGTCCAACGGGCAGACCGGCCTGATGACCGACGCGACCAAGTCGCTCGAACGCACGCTGATCGGCGCGGCACTCACGGCGACCGGTGGCCGGCGCCAGGATGCCGCCCGCTTGTTGGGCTGGGGCCGTAACACCCTGACGCGAAAGATCAGCGAGCTCGATCTCTGA
- the glnL gene encoding nitrogen regulation protein NR(II), whose translation MVDLREWDTVAVLDALGTAVLQLSHDLVVESMNSAAEELLSISMRMAMGQPVIALLGMPDKVVAHLEESAATGQPLTERETPLELRHGGRVIADVRAAPLLDSGVLLEISSLDRQLRIAREDALLAQSESSRLLLRGLAHEVKNPLGGLRGAAQLLERELDEDGLKEYTRIIIDEADRLQRLIDRLSGPADRPNLAPLNLHQVTEYVLPLLESEASEQVEIERDYDPSLPPLNGDREWLVQALLNVGLNALQAIGEAGVLTLRTRVVQNFTIGSSVHRLVGVIQVCDTGSGVPPEIADTLFLPLITGRADGTGLGLPIAQSLIGRHGGLIECHSVPGNTVFSLYLPLESDA comes from the coding sequence ATGGTTGACTTGCGTGAGTGGGACACGGTGGCGGTGCTCGATGCACTCGGCACGGCTGTGCTGCAGCTCTCGCACGACCTGGTCGTGGAATCGATGAATTCTGCGGCAGAAGAGCTGTTGTCGATCAGCATGCGTATGGCCATGGGCCAGCCTGTCATTGCGTTGCTCGGCATGCCGGACAAGGTGGTTGCCCACCTCGAAGAGTCGGCGGCAACCGGCCAACCGCTGACCGAGCGCGAAACCCCCCTCGAATTGCGCCACGGTGGCCGTGTGATTGCCGATGTGCGCGCTGCACCGCTGCTCGACAGCGGTGTGTTGCTCGAAATCAGCTCGCTCGATCGGCAATTGCGCATCGCGCGCGAGGATGCGTTGCTGGCGCAGTCCGAGTCGAGCCGGCTGTTGCTTCGCGGCCTCGCGCACGAGGTGAAGAACCCCCTCGGTGGGCTTCGCGGTGCGGCACAGTTGCTCGAGCGCGAGCTCGACGAAGACGGCCTGAAGGAATACACGCGCATCATCATCGACGAGGCAGACCGTCTGCAGCGCCTGATCGATCGGTTGTCGGGGCCGGCCGACCGGCCCAACCTCGCGCCGCTGAACCTGCATCAGGTCACCGAGTACGTGTTGCCGCTGCTCGAATCCGAAGCGTCCGAACAGGTCGAAATCGAACGCGACTACGACCCCTCGCTGCCGCCGTTGAACGGCGACCGCGAGTGGCTGGTGCAAGCCCTGCTGAACGTCGGACTCAACGCCCTGCAGGCGATCGGTGAGGCGGGCGTCCTGACCCTGCGAACCCGGGTGGTGCAGAACTTCACCATCGGGTCCTCGGTGCACCGGCTCGTCGGTGTCATCCAGGTGTGCGACACCGGCTCCGGCGTGCCGCCAGAGATCGCCGACACCTTGTTCTTGCCGTTGATCACCGGCCGTGCAGACGGCACCGGACTCGGGTTGCCCATAGCGCAGTCCTTGATCGGGCGACACGGTGGCCTGATCGAATGCCACTCCGTGCCCGGCAACACGGTCTTTTCACTATATTTACCTCTGGAGTCGGATGCATGA
- a CDS encoding DUF4124 domain-containing protein, with protein sequence MKFSLIVLAMISGQALATVYSYRDADGNLVYTDEPQGTQATEVVLPDNLTVLPALRQAEPDVSDEDAASDGTWVSWGSESGATVAPEAQEVSAVVPDVEILSPTAGEAYWSGGGALQVTVSVSPGLGADQELAVLLDGRELARGRANVLTLQGVDRGSHTLRVDVRDGADQRVATSGERTVHVLRPSIINRQSGLMHPSVTDAVRPETAVPAEAFPNTD encoded by the coding sequence ATGAAATTCAGCCTGATAGTGCTTGCAATGATCAGCGGGCAGGCGTTGGCCACCGTGTACAGCTACCGCGACGCCGACGGCAACCTGGTCTACACCGACGAGCCCCAGGGCACACAGGCGACGGAGGTGGTGCTGCCGGACAACCTCACCGTGTTGCCGGCGTTGCGTCAGGCTGAGCCCGACGTGTCCGACGAAGACGCGGCGTCAGACGGCACCTGGGTCAGTTGGGGGAGCGAGTCTGGCGCGACGGTTGCGCCCGAGGCTCAGGAGGTCTCGGCCGTGGTGCCCGATGTCGAAATCCTGTCACCGACCGCAGGCGAAGCCTATTGGAGTGGCGGCGGTGCGCTTCAGGTCACCGTCTCGGTGTCGCCCGGGCTCGGTGCGGATCAGGAATTGGCGGTGCTTCTGGACGGGCGCGAACTGGCGCGTGGACGTGCCAACGTGTTGACACTGCAGGGCGTCGACCGCGGCTCGCACACCTTGCGCGTGGATGTGCGGGATGGCGCCGACCAGCGCGTTGCCACCAGCGGAGAGCGCACGGTGCATGTCTTGCGGCCGAGCATCATCAACCGCCAGTCCGGACTGATGCACCCCAGCGTCACCGATGCCGTGCGACCGGAGACGGCCGTGCCCGCAGAAGCCTTCCCGAACACCGATTGA
- the glnA gene encoding glutamate--ammonia ligase yields the protein MVEIGSEVIDLIRDNDVRFVDLRFTDTRGKEQHVSVPASVVDEDLFEDGQMFDGSSISGWKGIQASDMIMLPDASSAVMDPFTEEPTLNLRCDIIEPSTLQGYERCPRSVAKRAEAYLQSTGIADTAYFGPEPEFFVFDDVRFGTRIGDTFAKIDSVELCTNTAKTYEEGNYGHRPGIKGGYFPVPPVDSLYDMRAAMCVVLEQMGLDVEVHHHEVATGGQCEIGTKFNTLVRRADQNQVLKYVVHNVAHQYGKTATFMPKPLVGDNGSGMHVHQSLSLGGENIFAGDLYGGLSQTALYYIGGVIAHAKAINAFANASVNSYKRLVPGFEAPVMLAYSARNRSASIRIPYVSSPKGRRIEVRFPDPTANPYLCFTALMMAGLDGIKNQINPGDAMDKDLYDLPPEEEKAIPQVARSLGDALEALDQDRGFLTAGGVMSDDMINAYIDLKQEEVTEMSLQVHPKEYELYYSV from the coding sequence ATGGTTGAGATTGGTAGCGAGGTCATCGACCTCATACGTGACAACGACGTGCGCTTCGTTGATCTGCGGTTCACCGATACGCGGGGTAAGGAACAGCATGTGTCAGTGCCGGCCTCGGTGGTTGACGAGGACCTGTTCGAGGACGGGCAGATGTTTGACGGTTCTTCGATATCCGGCTGGAAAGGCATTCAGGCGTCGGACATGATCATGTTGCCGGACGCAAGCTCTGCGGTCATGGACCCGTTTACCGAGGAGCCGACGCTCAACTTGCGGTGCGACATCATCGAGCCGTCGACCTTGCAGGGGTACGAGCGGTGCCCCCGATCGGTGGCCAAGCGCGCCGAGGCGTACCTGCAGTCAACGGGCATCGCCGACACCGCTTACTTCGGGCCGGAGCCGGAATTTTTCGTGTTCGACGACGTGCGTTTCGGCACACGGATCGGCGACACCTTCGCGAAGATCGATTCTGTCGAGCTCTGCACCAACACGGCAAAGACCTACGAGGAAGGTAACTATGGGCACCGGCCTGGCATCAAGGGCGGTTATTTCCCGGTGCCACCCGTCGACTCGCTCTACGACATGCGCGCGGCGATGTGCGTGGTGCTCGAGCAGATGGGCCTGGATGTGGAAGTCCACCACCACGAAGTGGCGACCGGTGGGCAGTGCGAAATCGGCACCAAGTTCAACACACTGGTGCGGCGCGCTGACCAGAACCAGGTGCTGAAGTACGTTGTGCACAACGTGGCGCACCAGTACGGCAAGACCGCCACCTTCATGCCCAAGCCTCTGGTCGGCGACAACGGCAGTGGCATGCATGTGCACCAGTCGCTGTCGCTCGGTGGCGAGAACATCTTTGCCGGCGACCTCTACGGTGGCCTCTCGCAGACCGCGCTCTACTACATCGGCGGGGTGATCGCGCACGCCAAGGCCATCAACGCCTTTGCCAACGCATCGGTCAACAGCTACAAACGCCTGGTGCCGGGCTTCGAGGCCCCTGTGATGCTGGCCTACTCTGCACGCAACCGCTCGGCGTCGATTCGCATCCCCTACGTCTCCAGCCCGAAAGGCCGGCGCATCGAAGTCCGCTTCCCGGACCCCACGGCCAACCCCTATCTGTGCTTCACGGCCCTGATGATGGCGGGACTCGACGGGATCAAGAATCAGATCAATCCGGGCGACGCGATGGACAAGGACCTCTACGACCTGCCGCCCGAGGAGGAAAAGGCGATTCCCCAGGTGGCGCGCAGCCTCGGTGACGCGCTGGAGGCGCTTGACCAGGACCGCGGCTTTCTGACCGCCGGCGGCGTCATGAGCGACGACATGATCAACGCCTACATCGACCTCAAGCAGGAGGAGGTCACCGAGATGAGCTTGCAGGTGCACCCCAAAGAGTACGAGCTGTACTACAGCGTGTAA
- a CDS encoding glutamine synthetase beta-grasp domain-containing protein, with the protein MMKSKLEYIWLDGYKPTQSLRSKTMVRNDFSGNLEDCPVWSFDGSSTEQAEGNDSDCLLKPVAIIPDPDRKNSYLVMTEVLNADGTPHESNGRATIEEDDDDFWFGFEQEYFLMNTETKLPLGFPANGYPGPQGPYYCSVGGANAFGREIIEEHLDMCLEAGLNVEGINAEVAAGQWEFQIFAKGAKRAGDEIWLARYLIERTAEKYGVSVDWHPKPLGDTDWNGSGMHANFSNGAMRTAGSEDVFNKICEGFGRNIERHISVYGADNDQRLTGKHETQAIDQFSYGVSDRGASIRIPVGTIEDGWKGRLEDRRPASNADPYKVAAAIIKTSTEALS; encoded by the coding sequence ATCATGAAAAGCAAGCTAGAGTACATCTGGCTCGACGGCTACAAGCCGACTCAAAGCCTCCGCAGCAAGACGATGGTCAGAAATGACTTCAGCGGAAACCTCGAAGACTGCCCCGTGTGGTCCTTCGACGGCAGCTCGACCGAGCAGGCCGAGGGCAACGATTCAGACTGCCTGCTGAAGCCGGTAGCGATCATTCCCGACCCGGATCGCAAGAACAGCTACCTCGTCATGACCGAGGTGCTCAACGCCGATGGCACACCGCACGAATCCAACGGCCGCGCCACCATCGAAGAAGACGACGACGATTTCTGGTTCGGTTTCGAGCAGGAGTATTTCCTGATGAACACCGAGACCAAACTGCCGCTCGGCTTCCCGGCCAATGGCTACCCCGGGCCGCAAGGTCCCTACTACTGCTCCGTCGGTGGCGCCAACGCATTTGGCCGTGAAATCATCGAAGAGCACCTGGACATGTGCCTCGAGGCTGGCCTGAACGTCGAAGGCATCAACGCCGAAGTGGCCGCTGGCCAGTGGGAATTCCAGATCTTCGCCAAGGGCGCGAAGCGCGCCGGTGATGAAATCTGGCTCGCGCGTTACCTGATCGAGCGCACCGCCGAGAAATACGGCGTCTCGGTCGACTGGCACCCCAAACCGCTCGGCGACACCGACTGGAACGGCTCGGGCATGCACGCCAACTTCTCGAACGGCGCCATGCGCACCGCGGGCAGCGAAGACGTGTTCAACAAGATCTGTGAAGGCTTTGGACGCAACATCGAACGCCACATCAGCGTCTATGGCGCGGACAACGACCAGCGCCTGACCGGCAAGCACGAGACCCAGGCGATCGACCAGTTCAGCTACGGCGTCTCGGACCGCGGCGCGTCCATCCGCATTCCGGTTGGTACCATCGAAGACGGCTGGAAAGGCCGCCTCGAAGACCGCCGTCCGGCGTCCAA